In Natator depressus isolate rNatDep1 chromosome 9, rNatDep2.hap1, whole genome shotgun sequence, a single genomic region encodes these proteins:
- the TM4SF4 gene encoding transmembrane 4 L6 family member 4, which yields MCSGGCAKCLGITLIPLAVLCTLANILLFFPGGEVTSNNEHITDEVWYFGGILGSGVLMIFPSLVFLGLKNNDCCGCCGNESCGKRFAMFTSIIFAAVGLLGAGYCFIVSAVALNRGPKCNTDNSWTYPFENGNYLSNTTIWTFCTSPENIVPWNLTLFSLLLIMSGIQIVLCAIQVVNGLIGTICGDCNCCGCCGGNGAI from the exons ATGTGTTCCGGTGGTTGTGCCAAGTGCCTGGGAATCACCCTCATTCCTCTGGCTGTGCTATGTACTCTAGCTAACATCTTGCTATTTTTCCCTGGAGGAGAAGTCACCAGCAATAATGAACACATCACAGACGAAGTCTGGTACTTTGGAGGGATCTTGGGATCCGGTGTACTG ATGATCTTTCCTTCCTTGGTATTTTTGGGCCTTAAGAATAATGATTGTTGTGGATGCTGTGGTAATGAAAGCTGTGGAAAGAGATTTGCG ATGTTTACTTCTATAATATTTGCGGCTGTTGGACTTCTGGGAGCCGGATACTGCTTTATTGTGTCAGCAGTTGCTCTAAATAGAGGCCCTAAGTGTAACACTGACAATAGTTGGACCTATCCATTTGAGAATGG gaATTATCTAAGCAACACCACCATTTGGACCTTCTGCACATCACCTGAAAACATAGTTCCCTGGAATTTGACCCTCTTCTCCTTGCTGCTGATAATGAGTGGAATTCAAATAGTGCTTTGTGCCATTCAGGTTGTCAATGGACTCATTGGAACAATCTGTGGGGACTGCAACTGTTGTGGATGCTGTGGG gGAAACGGAGCTATTTAA